One uncultured Carboxylicivirga sp. genomic window, TACCTGAATTACCACCTTCCGAAATTTTCCATTCCAGTTTTAAATGAAAGTTACCGAACTTTTTATCACCGAATAAAATATCACCACGATCTTTACCACCGGCTTCACCGCGTCCGGAACCCGGACAATGCAATGTTCCGTCTTCTGTTATATCCCATCCATTTGGGAAGGTAGTTTTATTGTAGCTTCTCCAACCATCCGATGTTTTACCATCAAACAATAGTTGCCAGCCATCCGCTTTTTCTTCTTTTGTCAATGTATTGTTTTCTTTAGGTTGTTGGCTGCAAGCCGACGAAATTATCAGAGCTAATGCTCCAAGTAAAAGGATATGTTTCATAATTATATTGATTTAAGTTATAAGGTTTGAAAATCTTTTTTATCTATCTAGGCATATCAGGTAATGTCCAACCATCACGATAAGTATGCTTTATTAATTCCTGGGCAAAGGCATTGGCATTAACCGGATCTGTCCAGTCTTTATTAAATGTTGGATGTCCATCATGAATTTTAAAGCCATCGCGAATAACGGTGCGAATGGTCTCATCATCACCAATATTGGTAAATCGCATATTTTCGCCATCCCATTCCAGCTCTTTATTAAGCGTTTGCAAACGAACTGCCAAAACTCCCATAACAACCATTTCGTTGAAAGGACCTGCCTCGCTAAATGGAGATAAAGTCTCAACACGATTTTCTGGTGATTCTTTACAGGCTCGTACCCAATCCATCTCATGTGAGGTTTTAATACGAGGTTGTGTTCTAGGTACATCAGGTACTCTTCCTGACAATAACCAAGGATCTTTTCCATAACATCCGCATATCAAAGTATCTTTTGTTCCATGGAATATAACACCACCTCCGGCATCATTCATATCTCTTCCTGCTGGCCATCCTTCAGGTTTCAAAGGCTGTAAACCTCCATCATACCAGTGTACTTCTACTTCAGGCATGTTTACTTTTGGCAGACTCTTTCTTTCAGGGAAAGTCAATCGTACTCGTTGAGCTGTTGGAGCTGCATCAGTTAATAATAAAGTAGAGCTTCCTTGTGCTTTTGTTGGATAACCCAGGTTCAGACTTTTAAATACAGGGTGAAGAATATGACAAGCCATATCTCCTAATGCACCTGTTCCAAAATCCCACCATCCCCGGAAATTCCAAGGTGTATAAATCGGATTGTAAGGTCTCATCTTTGCCGGACCAATAAACAGATCCCAGTTAAACGTTTCAGGTACCGGCATTACTTCTTCTGGTCGGTTTAATCCCTGAGGCCAGATAGGACGATCGGTAAATGCTTCCACCTTGGTTATTTCACCTATTTCTCCATTATGTATCCACTCTGTTGTTAAAGCAACTCCTTCACCAGAAGCTCCCTGATTACCCATTTGAGTAGCTACTTTATATTTTGCGGCCAGTTTAGTCAGTAAACGTGACTCATAAACAGTGTGAGTCAGAGGCTTTTCAACATAAACATGTTTTCCAAGAGTAATGGCATGAGCTGCAATAATAGCATGAGCATGATCGGCTGTTGCTACAACAACAGCATCAATTTCATCGGCCATTTCATCAAACATTACCCGCCAGTCCCAGTAACGCTTAGCTTTAGGGAAGTGCTCGAAACAGCCATTGGCATATTTCCAGTCTACATCACACAAAGCAACAATATTTTCACTTTCCATTGCTTTCAGCACACCAAAACCACGACCGCCAATTCCAACCCCGGCGATATTCAGTTTATCATTGGGTGATAATTTACGACGTTTGGCAAATACAGCTGAAGGCATCATAGCTAATCCTGCTGCCATCAGGCTTGTATTAGTGATAAAGCTCCTACGGCTTAATTGTGATTTTTTTGAATGTTCCATAAAATTAGATGTTAGAAGATTTATTGGATTTATTTTTAGGTCTATATGACTTGTTCTTTTTCGGCATCCCAGAATACTTTTCTGTCTTCACGATAAGCAATGGTAGCCATATGAGCAGTTATGGCTTCTTCAAAGGCCTGATCAATATTACAGCTGGGTTGTTTATTCATTCTGATGCACTCCAGCCATTCTTTAATATGAAGATGTGCTGTATTAACCCTTTTACCTTTTACATGGGTATAAAGCAATCCACGGCTGGCAAAATATTTTTCTGTGGCCGAAGTATAAGCATCAACAGTATTTCTTCCAGGCTCATAGGTTATCATGGCTTCTTCCGGCCTTATTAAACCTGCATCCAGTTGCTTTCTGTATTGTGTAGAACCTCTGTCGGGAAAAATCTCCAGGCGGTTTTCCATACGCATGGTTGCATCATGGCCCATTATCACTTTGCCTCTGTAATTATCGTTGGCCAATGAGGCACTGTACATAAAAGTCAGATCACGATCAGGATATTCAAATACGGCATGGTAAACATCCGGCACCTCTCTTCCATCCTTAAAGAAATAGACTCCACCCGAAGCAACAGCCGAATGAGGTATACCCAAGCCAAGAACCTGGTTAATCGCATCGTACTCATGCGTTAACAAGTCACCTCCCAAACCTGTTCCATAATCCCACCAGCAACGCCAGCGGAAGAATCTTTCAAGACTAAATGGATGAGCATTGGTTGGTTCAATAAATTGTTTCCAATCAACTGTTTGTGGATTAGCATCGGGATGAATCGGATACACCCAGGCTCCATTGGGATCATTACGGTTGGTACAAACTTCAATCAGAGATATTTTACCTAAAATATTTTTATCAATCAACTGCTTGGCTTTTCGGAAAGAAGCTGTCTGACGCCCCTGATGACCTAACTGTAAAACTACGTTTGATTGTTTGATTACGTCACGTAAAGCATATGCTTCTTCTACCGTTCGTGTCAATCCTTTTTCAACATAAATATGTTTGCCGGCTTTGGCAGCATCCATAGCCATTTGAGCATGCCAGTGATCAGGTGTTGCAATGATTACAGCATCAACATCCGATGCATTTATTAAGTCACGATAGTTTTGGTAACGTTTAGCTTTAATATTCAAGTTATCTTTATCAATACCCTTTTTTGCATTCGCTGATGCCAGTAAAGCATAGTTTGCATGAACATCAAATATATCGCAAACAGCTGTTATTTCAATTTGCAAATCATCCTGACCCAGATAATCCTGAAAACGGGTATCATCAGAATTTCTTTCTGCACTCGAAGCCCAATCCTTCAATACATCAGGATGCGCAAATCCGGCAGCTTCCAATAACTGTCGGCCTCTTATACCTGAACCTATTATTCCAATCCGGATGATACGATCACTTCCTGAAGAAACAGGATCAGGATCGTCATATAAATTTAAACCTAAATCATCAGCTATGCGATATGTCTGTTCCTCGCGATATTGAAGTTTTTTTGAAAGACCATAGGCGAAAGCTCCTAAGACAGGAACAGTCGCCAATGTTTTAATAATATCCCGACGGTTGTATTTTTTTTGATTGTTATTATCCATTGATTGAATTCTTATGCTTAAACAATAACCTGTCAAAACCAATAAATTGACTGGTTGGAACGAAATATAAAACCATTAACACGACTGCGAATATGAGGTTTTTGTCTACCCACAACACATGGTCGCCGGTTAAGTGGAAATTCTGGGAAGCAACTGTTGGCGGGTATGACAAGTAGTACAACAGTACCAATATCGCCCCGGATAAGGATGCCACTTTAGACAAACAGCCAAGCATTAAGCCAAGTCCAATAGCTATTAGTCCCCAGGTGTTTAAAAAATCAACTGCTTTAAGTAATGCTGCATTCTCGGCAAGAGCCAGCCATACATTTTTAAGCAGTCCGTGCGAATTCATTAAATAAGCATAAGAACTCCAATTCGGATCAAGAAATTTTACGATGCCTTCGTACAAGAAGTACCAACCCATCAGCACCCGTAAAACAGCAAGAAAAGAGAGTTGTTTTGGATTAAAATTAGATTTAGTTGCCATAAAGACACATTCTTTTAAAGTTAGATGTCATTTAAAATTAAGTATTTATAACAAAACAAAAAATTACATTGTCAACGAATTTTAAGATTCGCTGATTAGTGTACTCTTTTGTCAGGTATTTTCAATTAATCTTTCTAATACACTTCCAATTCACTAATTGATGTGGCATATTCAATCCCCAGATGTGCATTGGCAGCATCTTTCTCTATTCCCCCTGCGTGCCCTATAATTTTGATTCCTTTTGTTTGAATCGTATCAAATTGGATAGTAAAATCCTGATAAGCTGGTTTCATCCATTGATTATTATCCGTATTTAATTCAGGATATATTTTTTTCTCATCAATCTCTTTCCATTTATCATCCTCAAGATATTCAATTCTAAAATCTGTAAACCAGCCATAAAATTCCCCGGGTTTACCATTATTATAAATTAATGATGAGATTGACTGAGGCTCATCCCATAAGTATCCATAGAAATCAGTCACCGGAAGATGATTGTTTTTTAAACTCATATAGCCAGTTCTGACATCTCTGTCTCTGATTACTTCTATATCTTTATTTGTAGAAGTTGTATTAAATAATATCTCAGTCGCTGTAAGAGCTTTGTTATTATCGAAAACATTAAGGTGAACCTTCCTTTCAATCTTATTGTCGAGATTTGAAGCTAACATCGTAAATGAATAATCACCTTTTTGCTCAGGAGTGCCAGAAAGGCAACCATCCTGATAAATGATACCAGCAGGTAAATTGCCAATTATTTCAATTTGTTTTTCTACTGAGCCTGCATAAACTGGATATTCCCAGTATTGACCAACCCGAAGGGATTGCAGAGGTATTGGATTAAATTCAAACGGAGCATGGAACTTGGCATCAGAGGCTATTTTATAATACTTCTTTCCATCCTTTTCGAATTTTTCTCCACCGTTAGAAACAATGATCTTTTCTGCCTGTAATACGGTTCGTTCTGCCAGTTCTGTTATTCTGGCATCCGAAAGGCCTTCACGGGTAATCATTCGATAAGAATCATTGAATGGGAGCTCCCATTTCATATCCTTTATCGGAAACATTAATTCCTCAGGAATACTTTTAAATCCATTTATAATACCCAGTAAACCACACATGGTTGCAGCCTGGTTATCAGCGTCCATACCAAAAGCACAGGCATAGTCAAGTGTCCTCTGAAAATCTCCCTGCCCGTAAAGTAATGCCATTACACCCAATGCCCCATTTAGTGTAGCATCAACCGCTGCCCACGAGTGACGGTTATAATCCTCAATTCTATAGTATTTCTCAATTACATTGGCTCTGGCTTTTTGCCATTCATCCGGGTATAGCTGATATTGTTCCTTTACAAACTCAATTGCCTTTGCAAATCGGCAGTTAACTGGCAAAGCGTGGATTCCAATCTCTATTAATTCATTGATGTCTTTTTCGAAAAAAGCTGAACTATACATGGCTGCATAATGTAAAGTGGGTTCCAATCCAAAATCGTCACTTGTGATACGGGCAGCATATTCCGATTTAGCTACAGCATAATCGATCATCCCCGGAGATGTGATTGCCCATATTTCATTTACCAATTGCGGATCAATCTGAAACCATTCACAGTTATACTGTTTATTACCTGTAACGGGTGGATAATGACCCGCATGCATTAACGTCATTGCCATTCGATTGGCAAACCAAATACGTTCTTTAACATGAGTTTTCCAGGCTTCTGCCAGGTCAAAGTAAGTAGGTACAATACCATTCTTCTCCATTAGACACAGATACATATATTCAATATCAGTATCATCATCAGAAAAGGCCCCATCATATTTTTTCAGATCAGCCAAAGTAAAGGAGTACCCATAAGGAAATTGATCTGGACCAGGCTCATCAATGTATTTAAATTCATATCCCAATCCGTATGTATTTCCAATAATCTGCCCTATCCATGATGCATAAACGGCATCTTTGTATTCATCAGCCGATATAATTTGGGATGGATCCTCCGCAACATTACATGCAACCAAAAACAAAATAAATAGATTGGACAAGGTGTTTTTCATAGATTCTTCAGAACTTTCGATAATATTAACTGATATATCACAGTTTCCCCAAAAATCAACCTCACTTTAAACTCATATTACAATAAAACCTTTTTATTTACTCACATTTATTTTTGGATGTACCTTATATGTAAATGAATTTTTACAATATGCTTTTGATTAGTTATTATTGTATTTTGAATCCAATACGGCTAAAAGCAGCATGAAAAAATCATTTCTAATACTCTTATATATACATCTTTCTTCATTGGCTTTTGCCAGCGTTACTACTGAGCTTGACTCCCTTTTTATTGTTTTAAATAAAACAATGAGCGAGCGCAGTAAATACCAGGCTATTAAAGAGAATAAGATTAATGGATTAAAAAGCTTATTGAATGAAAATGAACTAACTGCGGCCCGTGAATTTTATGTTAATAATCGTTTGTTGATCGAATATCTTCCCTTTAATTTTGATTCAGCGGTTCATTACATCGACAGAAACCTGGAACTGGCACGACTATATGACAACAGGGATTTTAAAAACGAAACCAATTTACACCTTGCTAATTTGCTGGCTTTCTCAGGACGATATCTGGAAGCACTTGATGTGGTTAAAAAGGTTGATTCTAAAAACATCAATAAAGAGCAAAAACAGGAATATTACAGCATTTTCACCAAAATATACTCTGAGTTATTTCTTTTTACGCCAGCCAAAGAAAACATTGAATTGTATCGAGCGGAATATCATGCCTATGCTGACACTTTATTAAAATTTCTTGATCCCTCGAGTGAAGAATATCTGGCCATCAAAGAAAAAGAATACCGTGATAATCGAAATATGATTGATTGTAAACGAATCAATACTCAAAGACTGGCCATGGCAGAATCGGGTACGCGAATCTATTCAATGATAACGTTTGAAAGAGCCATTTTATATAAGATGGAGAATGATCTGGAATCAGCTAAAAAATACCTGATTCTTTCAGCCATTTCGGATATTAAAGCAGCGGTTAAGGATAATGCCTCTCTGACCGATCTGGCAATGATACTATTCAACGAAGACAATATTGACGATGCCTACCGGTATATAATGTTTTCGTTCGAAGATGCTGCTTTTTATAATTCACGTCTACGATACGTGCAAATTTCCAATATTTTACCACTTATATCAGAAGCTTATCAACTAAAAACAGATCGTCAAAAAAGCGAACTCAGAAGATATTTAATAACCATTAGTTTATTAAGTATTATATTATTGATTGCCATCATTGCAATTTTCACACAGATAAAATCATTACGAAATGCAAAAGATGAACTGATTAAGGTAAATGATCGACTCAGGGAATTAAATGATGAATTACAAACCGCCAACACTGAGTTGTACACGCTAAATCACGACTTAGTTGAATCTGACATGGTTAAGGAACACTACATTGGCAGTTTTCTGGCTATTTGTTCCGATTATATTGATAAGCTTGACGACTTCAGAAAAATGGTAAATAAAAATATTGTTGGCCATAAAGTGGAAGAGCTTTACACTACAACCAAGTCCCGCAAATTGATTGAGAAGGAGGTGGATGATTTTTATAATAGCTTTGATAATATCTTCCTGCATCTCTTCCCCGATTTTGTAGATCAAATCAATAATCTATTACTGGAAGATGAAAAGATTGAGTTAAAGAAGGACGAACCGCTGCCAACCGAGATTCGCATATTTGCACTTATCCGACTGGGAATTAAAGACAGTTCTAAAATTGCACATCTGTTGCGATATTCTGTTAATACAATTTATAACTACCGCGTTAAAATCAAAAACAAAGCAGTTGTTCCTCGCGAAGAATTTGAAGATTATATTATGAAAATAGGATCGAAAATTATTTGATCCATTATATAAACTACGATTCTAATTATTCTTTGAATTAACTCTTATGCCCTTTAGATAGAGTTATTACTTTCGTGAATTATATATACATATTTAAATAATACAATACTCAAAGTCTGATAAAAAAATGTAATTTTAACTCAATTATTTGTGCATGAGGACTGTTCGCCTTTTACTAACCAATCAGTCATAAATGAAATTTCGAAGTCTTTTAAAAAATAAAAACAATATCCAGGATATTGAATTTAACAAAAGAATAACTAATATTGGTTTAATTTCTTTGACAATTTTAGTTGTACCTCTAATTATATATATACATATTATAAATCGCCAAAGTAATTTCTATCATCCACTCTCCACTATATCTAATATCATTTTAATTGTTATACTAATTTTACATACTCTCTTCTTTAAGAAAGTTCCATATAAAATAAAAAGATTTCTATTGGTCATCATCATGTTCTTTTTTGCATTAAAGGCAGTTTATATGGCCAATATTGAATTTATGTCAAGTATTTTCATAGTTCTTATCACCTACTACGTTCTAACATCACCCCCAAAAACATCCATTTTGATTATATCTTTTGTGGTGATATTATTTATAACTTTTCCATTATTATTTCATTATAAAATCATATCATTTTATTATAATACAAATAATTACCACAACGACATAGCGATTATTATTATGCGAATTGGCAACAACATGCTTGCTATTGGTTTTATGACAACTTTAATCTTTTATGTTTTTGCTAATAATAAAAAAAATATAGCCTTACTTGAATCAAATATTGATGAGATTGTTGAACTAAACGAAAAGTTAAAACAGGAAATAAGTGATCGAAAAACGGCAGAAACATTGGCTGTTCAGCAAGCACATAATTATCTCACTTTATTCAATAATAGTTTCGATGGTTTTATTCTTTCTTCGGAAGATCACAGAATTTTGGAAGTCAACCAGTCTATTCTTAAAATATCAGGTTTTGAAAGACATGAATTAGTTAATAACAACCTATTTAAAATACTTGATTATCAACACAATGATGTAATTGAAAAAATAAAGAATATTGCCCTTAAGGGTGATGAAACTGGCCCTGTTGTTTTAGAAACAAAAACTAAGAGTAACGATAAACTTATACTTCAGATTCAAGCTGTTGCTATTAAAAATCAGAATAATTATAATTTCTTATCCATTATTAAAGATGTTACTAAACAACATGTTTTCCTGGAAGAGTTAGGTAAAAGAGAACAGCTATACCGAACTCTATTCGAACAAACCAATGAATCCATTTTAATAATGAATGGAAAAACTGTTGTGGATTGTAATGCTGTTGCAAAAAAACTATATAACATTGAAAATATAGTAAACAACAACTCCGAACTTCCATACACAAGTATAGACAATGAATTTGACGAACCTAACAAATCAATTTTTTTACACGAGAAAGTAATTTTAACATTAGCTGGTCAGCCACAATCTTTTGAATGGAAACACACGTTTACAGATAAAAGGGATGCGATTTATACCATGGTGAACTTACAAAAATTGAAAGTACTCGGACCAAATTATTACATGGTTGTTGAAAAAGACATTACTGATCAGAAGAAAAATCAAAACTTAGTTCTTAATTCAATTATTCAAACAGAAGAGAATGAGAGAAAGCGAATATCCTCTGACCTTCATGATGGTATTGGTCCATTACTAACAACTATAAAACTATATACACAGGCGTTATCTGATTCTAAAGATATAGAGCAGCAAAATATGATAAAAAATAAGTTAATCATATTAATAGAAGATGCTGTTAATAGCATTTCAGAGATTTCATTTAACATCAGTCCACATATTCTGCTTAATTACGGTGTTGTAGCTGCGATTAATTCTTTCATCGAAAAATTTTCAATTCACGAAAAATTACAAATTGAATTTATACATGATACAATAGAAAGATTTGATGAACATATTGAGATAACCATCTACCGTTTGTTTTGTGAATTAATCAATAATACACTAAAGCATGCTAATGCTACTATTGTGACATTCAAGTTGATGGAGAATAATTCATCAATACAAATGCAATACCAGGATAATGGTATTGGATTTGATACGAATAAAATAAAATTAACAAGAAAAGGAATGGGTCTGGAAAATTTTCGTAGCAGAATTCAGTCCTTCAATGGATTATTTTTATTAAAAAGCAAACCTGGAAATGGATTTTTCGTTAATATTATATTACCAAAAGTTAGTTGATGATTAACATTGCGATTGTTGATGACCATGAAATGTTTATTGAAGGCTTGGTGTTAGTACTAAGTCAAGTTGATAATTTTAATGTTGTTGCCACTTTTTCATCTGGAGATGAGTTTCTTAAATCGATAGAATCCTTAACAATTGATGTTGTACTAATGGATATTAATATGTCGGGGAAAAGCGGTATTGAAACAACAAAGATCTGTAAAGTCAAAAAACCTGAGGTCAGAATTATAGCCGTCACAATGTTTGTCGAAGACTCTTATTATATGCAGATGATTAATGCCGGAGCTCACGGTTTTATTTTAAAGAAAGCAGGAAAATTTGAGTTGACTCAGGCAATTAATGAAGTGTATAAGGGGGGAAATTATTTTTCTCAAGAGATCCTTAAGAAGATGGCATTCAAAGCCATTTCAAAAAAAGAAGACGATCCGGATCAGTTATCTTCCCGTGAAGTTGAAGTCTTGCAGTTAATATGTAAAGGAATGTCAACCAAAGAAATCTCAGAAAGACTATTTCTAAGCACTAAAACTGTTGAAGTACATCGATCCAACATTCTAAAAAAAACAAACCAAAAAAACGTTGCTCAATTGGTAATTTGGGCTCTAAAACACAATTACTGCTCTTTATAAGAAATCTATCCAGATTTAATTCTTCTTTTCAATATGTTATAACACATTGTCATAATGCATCTTACATAACATCATGTTATATATCTAACTAATTTTCATCGCTTTTTCTTAATACAACTAAGGGTTTTCCCTTATAATAATTAGGTGGTTTTTACTGCCTTTTACCTACTTACCCTCAATTGTGGATCTGTTCTACTTTACAACTTTGTATCGTAAAATATGATCTATGTCAAATTCATTAAAGATTAGCATTGTCGACGATAATAAATTCTTCAGGGAAGGATTACGTTTTTTTATAGAATCAGAAACGGAATGGACGATTACTCAGGAAGAGGAATCTGGTCTCAGTCTTATTGATAAAGGATTTTTAATAATACCGGATATTGTTTTAATGGATATTAATATGCCAAAATTAAACGGTATTGAAACAACTTTTAACCTCTTAAATGGCTATTCCAGAACTGAAATTAAATTTATTGCCATCACTCTACATTCAGATAGATACCATATTGAAGCACTAATTAAAGCAGGTTTCAGAGGTTGCATATTAAAAAAGGATGTTTACTCCGAGCTCAAACAAGCAGTTGAAAAAGTACATACTAATGGCCTCTACTTCAAACACGCATCAGTCAGAAAATTACAAAACAAATTATAAACTAAAATAAACAAAAATGAAAAGAATTATTGTCTCCTCTTTTTTTGTGACATTGATAATATTAACTAATCAAATAGTTGCTCAAACATCATGGGAGCCTCAAATGAAAATTACCGGTTACATCTCAACTGAATTCAATTATTTTGATGATTTAAAAGGTTATGAAAATAATTACGGTGTAGCCTTGTCTGAAGCAGGATTTCTTACAAACTACAAACCGATAAAGGACTTAACGTTCAAATCTGTCTTTGTTTATCGTCCTGACTTTAGTTTTGATCAGATGTTAAATGAAGCTAATATTGAATATACCGCTTCTAATCAAATGAATTTAAAGGTGGGACGTTTTTTAACACCTCTAAGTCCTATGAATACATATTATTACGCTCCGGTAAATACAAGTGCTACTCTTCCTGTGTTGATATCTAACCATGAATTTTTCCCATTAAACATTGATGGTCTATCCATTAACGGATCTCTTGGAGAGCAATTTAAATTTAACTATGACCTTTTTGCGGGAGGATATCGCAATACAACCTGGATGAAAACAGGTGCCGTAGGATTTTTTGGTGACGAAGTGGCCTACTACAAAACACTTGTAAACAGTACTTATACTGTCGATCCAAGCTATAACAACACATATAATATTGCATTTGGAGGAAACGCCGGATTTTCAATTAATGATTGGGCCATAATTGGTGCAAGTATTTTCATCCCAAAGAAGGAGATAATGCCAATTTATATTCCGTCAATGAATGCTACTATTCATCGGGAATCTGAGAAAATTACTTATGGAATGAACTTCAGATTTAAATACAATAATACGCGAATTATTGGAGAGTTATGGAATGGTGATATGACAATTGATCAAGACAATATTGATTTACAAGGTTCATTCATTGAAGTGAGTCAAATGATTAATAAAGTTACACCATATGCAAGATTTGAAGCCCAAACAACCAATGATATTGATTTTAACCGATATACTATTGGTGCCTCATACAAGCCAATATTTGAAGCAACATTTAAGCTTGAGTATATTAACTATCAACACGATGCTCAAAACATTAATGGTTTAGTGTTCGCTTTTATTTATTCTTTTTAAAATTTTTATCATGAAAAAAATTATTCTATTATTCACTTTCATGTTAATTGTGTTTACCGGAGAAACACTCGCACAATCATATAAAGTAATTGTTAACAACACAAATAGCATATCAACAATTTCTAAAAAAGACATATCTCAAATCTTTTTAAAGAAAAAAACAAAATGGGAAAATGGTGTTGCCATAGTTCCAGTTGACCTTACAATTAATTCAACTACAAGAG contains:
- a CDS encoding Gfo/Idh/MocA family oxidoreductase codes for the protein MEHSKKSQLSRRSFITNTSLMAAGLAMMPSAVFAKRRKLSPNDKLNIAGVGIGGRGFGVLKAMESENIVALCDVDWKYANGCFEHFPKAKRYWDWRVMFDEMADEIDAVVVATADHAHAIIAAHAITLGKHVYVEKPLTHTVYESRLLTKLAAKYKVATQMGNQGASGEGVALTTEWIHNGEIGEITKVEAFTDRPIWPQGLNRPEEVMPVPETFNWDLFIGPAKMRPYNPIYTPWNFRGWWDFGTGALGDMACHILHPVFKSLNLGYPTKAQGSSTLLLTDAAPTAQRVRLTFPERKSLPKVNMPEVEVHWYDGGLQPLKPEGWPAGRDMNDAGGGVIFHGTKDTLICGCYGKDPWLLSGRVPDVPRTQPRIKTSHEMDWVRACKESPENRVETLSPFSEAGPFNEMVVMGVLAVRLQTLNKELEWDGENMRFTNIGDDETIRTVIRDGFKIHDGHPTFNKDWTDPVNANAFAQELIKHTYRDGWTLPDMPR
- a CDS encoding Gfo/Idh/MocA family oxidoreductase, which gives rise to MDNNNQKKYNRRDIIKTLATVPVLGAFAYGLSKKLQYREEQTYRIADDLGLNLYDDPDPVSSGSDRIIRIGIIGSGIRGRQLLEAAGFAHPDVLKDWASSAERNSDDTRFQDYLGQDDLQIEITAVCDIFDVHANYALLASANAKKGIDKDNLNIKAKRYQNYRDLINASDVDAVIIATPDHWHAQMAMDAAKAGKHIYVEKGLTRTVEEAYALRDVIKQSNVVLQLGHQGRQTASFRKAKQLIDKNILGKISLIEVCTNRNDPNGAWVYPIHPDANPQTVDWKQFIEPTNAHPFSLERFFRWRCWWDYGTGLGGDLLTHEYDAINQVLGLGIPHSAVASGGVYFFKDGREVPDVYHAVFEYPDRDLTFMYSASLANDNYRGKVIMGHDATMRMENRLEIFPDRGSTQYRKQLDAGLIRPEEAMITYEPGRNTVDAYTSATEKYFASRGLLYTHVKGKRVNTAHLHIKEWLECIRMNKQPSCNIDQAFEEAITAHMATIAYREDRKVFWDAEKEQVI
- a CDS encoding DoxX family membrane protein, with amino-acid sequence MATKSNFNPKQLSFLAVLRVLMGWYFLYEGIVKFLDPNWSSYAYLMNSHGLLKNVWLALAENAALLKAVDFLNTWGLIAIGLGLMLGCLSKVASLSGAILVLLYYLSYPPTVASQNFHLTGDHVLWVDKNLIFAVVLMVLYFVPTSQFIGFDRLLFKHKNSING
- a CDS encoding ADP-ribosylglycohydrolase family protein, coding for MKNTLSNLFILFLVACNVAEDPSQIISADEYKDAVYASWIGQIIGNTYGLGYEFKYIDEPGPDQFPYGYSFTLADLKKYDGAFSDDDTDIEYMYLCLMEKNGIVPTYFDLAEAWKTHVKERIWFANRMAMTLMHAGHYPPVTGNKQYNCEWFQIDPQLVNEIWAITSPGMIDYAVAKSEYAARITSDDFGLEPTLHYAAMYSSAFFEKDINELIEIGIHALPVNCRFAKAIEFVKEQYQLYPDEWQKARANVIEKYYRIEDYNRHSWAAVDATLNGALGVMALLYGQGDFQRTLDYACAFGMDADNQAATMCGLLGIINGFKSIPEELMFPIKDMKWELPFNDSYRMITREGLSDARITELAERTVLQAEKIIVSNGGEKFEKDGKKYYKIASDAKFHAPFEFNPIPLQSLRVGQYWEYPVYAGSVEKQIEIIGNLPAGIIYQDGCLSGTPEQKGDYSFTMLASNLDNKIERKVHLNVFDNNKALTATEILFNTTSTNKDIEVIRDRDVRTGYMSLKNNHLPVTDFYGYLWDEPQSISSLIYNNGKPGEFYGWFTDFRIEYLEDDKWKEIDEKKIYPELNTDNNQWMKPAYQDFTIQFDTIQTKGIKIIGHAGGIEKDAANAHLGIEYATSISELEVY
- a CDS encoding DUF6377 domain-containing protein → MKKSFLILLYIHLSSLAFASVTTELDSLFIVLNKTMSERSKYQAIKENKINGLKSLLNENELTAAREFYVNNRLLIEYLPFNFDSAVHYIDRNLELARLYDNRDFKNETNLHLANLLAFSGRYLEALDVVKKVDSKNINKEQKQEYYSIFTKIYSELFLFTPAKENIELYRAEYHAYADTLLKFLDPSSEEYLAIKEKEYRDNRNMIDCKRINTQRLAMAESGTRIYSMITFERAILYKMENDLESAKKYLILSAISDIKAAVKDNASLTDLAMILFNEDNIDDAYRYIMFSFEDAAFYNSRLRYVQISNILPLISEAYQLKTDRQKSELRRYLITISLLSIILLIAIIAIFTQIKSLRNAKDELIKVNDRLRELNDELQTANTELYTLNHDLVESDMVKEHYIGSFLAICSDYIDKLDDFRKMVNKNIVGHKVEELYTTTKSRKLIEKEVDDFYNSFDNIFLHLFPDFVDQINNLLLEDEKIELKKDEPLPTEIRIFALIRLGIKDSSKIAHLLRYSVNTIYNYRVKIKNKAVVPREEFEDYIMKIGSKII
- a CDS encoding PAS domain S-box protein, producing MANIEFMSSIFIVLITYYVLTSPPKTSILIISFVVILFITFPLLFHYKIISFYYNTNNYHNDIAIIIMRIGNNMLAIGFMTTLIFYVFANNKKNIALLESNIDEIVELNEKLKQEISDRKTAETLAVQQAHNYLTLFNNSFDGFILSSEDHRILEVNQSILKISGFERHELVNNNLFKILDYQHNDVIEKIKNIALKGDETGPVVLETKTKSNDKLILQIQAVAIKNQNNYNFLSIIKDVTKQHVFLEELGKREQLYRTLFEQTNESILIMNGKTVVDCNAVAKKLYNIENIVNNNSELPYTSIDNEFDEPNKSIFLHEKVILTLAGQPQSFEWKHTFTDKRDAIYTMVNLQKLKVLGPNYYMVVEKDITDQKKNQNLVLNSIIQTEENERKRISSDLHDGIGPLLTTIKLYTQALSDSKDIEQQNMIKNKLIILIEDAVNSISEISFNISPHILLNYGVVAAINSFIEKFSIHEKLQIEFIHDTIERFDEHIEITIYRLFCELINNTLKHANATIVTFKLMENNSSIQMQYQDNGIGFDTNKIKLTRKGMGLENFRSRIQSFNGLFLLKSKPGNGFFVNIILPKVS